ttacctcacacttctggacaagtttccaagaagccatgggtactcgattaaatttaagtacagcttatcatccccaaacagacggacaaagtgaaagaaccattcaaaccttGGAAAACATGCTCAGAGCGTGTGTAATAGATTatggtggaaattgggatgatcatttgcctttaattgaattctcctataacaatagttaacatacaagcattgaagctgccccgttcgaagcactgtatggacgcaggTGTAggactccagtttgttgggcagaaataggagaaagtcaattatcaggacctgagattgtgcaagaaaccaccaACAAGATAACGCAGATaaaggaaagactaaagacagctcgagatcgccagaagaattatgcagacaatcgtcgcaagccgttagagtttcaagtcggagataaggtacttttgaaagtttctccttggaaaggagtagtacgatttgggaagaaaggaaagctgagcccaaggtacataggaccattttcagtgatccaacgaataggaccagttgcttaccgTCTACAATTACAAGAAGAATTAGCTGggatacatgatgtgtttcatatatccaacctcaagaaatgtctatctgacgaatctCTGATAGTACCTCTCCAAGATGTGCaagtaaatgaaaagttgaagtttgttgaaaaaccacttcaaatagaagatagaaagattaagtttctcaaacataaactaCTGGTGCTagtcaaggtcaagtgggattcaaagaaaggacctgaatatacttgggagctggaatcagagatgaagcgcaGATATCCACAcctatttcaataaatctcgaggacgagattataattaaggtggggaggatgtaaggaccttcaaaaatgtccctaacTTAGTCATAcatgaaaacccggacccctaaaaccctaaccagcttgaaaaatcaagaaaaacaaaattctgggttttaggcgggccgcgtaagggatagcctaaccttacgcgggccgcgtcaacttaaggTTGACCGGATAAGGATGCCGAGGCCACATGTTGACCATCTGGGGACCTACTTGTGACCAACCAACCCTATGCCTAGACCAGGcagccacgcgggccgcgtaaggtatATGTAtggttttacgcgggccgcgtaaagcccattttcaggctataaatagtcTGTGCATGGGACTTTCATTCCGTGCTCAAATTTTGATCAACAAACGAAGTTCTACTGTCAAAACTTTAATTTTTATATagtgaggtgctgccacaatatcgggtaataactcgatcgctgctacgattaaatatccgatcgattgaaactatccaatgaatgtttaagtgctgcccgcattagggttatactttgttagTTGTCGTGATTCCAACAGGATATTTGGGTAttgctgtaacaccccaaatttatTTTAACATAAGAATAGGTAAAATCATGGAAGTGCTTGAATTAAACATTAAACAAGATTAAAGGGGGGCAATATGAAAAATTATAACTTAATAGGGTTTAATTATGTTTTAACTAAAGTTAAAACATTCTGTACGTGTGGGATCGATCAAGGGCAGGGGAAAAACAAGGGTTACCTTGTTCTTGCAAAAATTCACCAATTGACAAGGAGAAATCAAGGTTTAATTGCTGCATGTGCTAAAACTTCAAACATCTAAGTATATCTAGTAAAGTGGTAAGCTGAATTTTTGATTTTGGTGATGTTTATAATTAGGGTTTCGACCCAATCATGAAATTGTGATATGATTTGTGTTGTTTAGATGTTAAGGATACTCCCTAGAGTAGAAATCATGCTTGATTTTAGTTAATTGAAAGAAAGCCTCTAAAAACCCACTTCGTGAAATTATGATTATGAATATGGGGATTATAGGAATgatgaacaaatgtaattttacatgTAAATCAGCTTGTAGTACCCAAAGGCTAGTTAAATTGATGTAGATAAAAGGAATTGTAAGAAATAGATTGAGTAATGATGATGTATAGGATGGAATAGCAAGTTATGCTTTAAATGTTGTACACTATGCTTTATTAAGGTAACGCCTACTAGGTgctcgatgaaatgcttgaatgagTATTTATGTGTAAATTGGAAAAATGATGGAATGAAGTTTGGGTACTAAGTGAATGATTGATCATGTTGATTTAGGTGTAAAGGAAGAAGGCTCGAATTCTAAGAAGCCGGAAGGATCACAAGACCGAGGTATGATCCATTTCATACGAAAGTTTACTTTTTATTTATTCGTTAGTAATTATATTGAACGACCCTTGTTATGAGAATTATCCTATGTTTTAGTTATTTGCGATGTTAGTAAAAGAATGGTAGATCCCTTGCGGATTCGTTTATGCTAAAGAAGGATTATGCTAAGTTATGCAAACCGACCGGTCCTTACGACTAGGTCGAGTAAGGATATGAGACCATCCGTCTAGAACGGGTGGTCATGTAAGCAAAATCGTATGCAAAAAggttcaatccgttatacggatagaacgagAGATTTTAAGTTGAAAGCAAATAACCCGATGTTATCGGGTCGAATGCGAAATGCTTAAATTTCATTATGAGATTGTATGCCATACCCACTAGatgggtaatcgaatgcgtatAAGAAATGGAAGTATATAGATGATTGTAATTACCATGTTGGTATTGTGGACTAAATAAGCGCCTTTACTAACTTTTTAAAGTTTGATGtttaatgtaggtaaatcctcgacTTAGGCGATTGGACGACTTGGAACGTGCACACTTGGTTTACGCCCGCTTCTCGCTTCCGTTGTTAAGCCTTTTTGGAATGGGTTAAGTCTTGGTCTTATGTATTTAAGTCTAGGTAGTATGTTGACATCTTTGTCGTAGGGTAAAATTTGGTAGTTGGAGTCATGTCGTGACCAATGTGGACTTTGTTTGTTTTGGGTTTTTGTCGAAGATGTTTAAATGTTTAAGTTTGGTTTGTAAAACAGGTGGTTAATGATGTCGAACGAATAAGTCATGTcgaaattttcaaaaatattttcctaCTTATTTGTACGTATTTAATAGTAGGATtggggcgtaacaagttggtatcagagcctaggtttgagggattcgagctgGAGTAATAGCACTTGAACTCAAACCAATGGCTCTCGCGAAGGTGTGCTCGTTCCGACATCGTCAACGAGGTAAAGTTTTAAATATTTGTTTAGTATGAGTATGTATAATGCGTCACGAATGAGTTTTGAGATTGAGTATGCTAAGAAGTTACAAGATGGGTAAAATAAGAAGCCCTGGACCCGGGTAGCTGAAAATATACTCGGGAAATGGTCGGAAAAACCTAAAATGAGTTCAGCATCGTTTCAGCAGaggagaggccgtcgccgacgggcctctggccgtcgccgacgcccccccATGTGCCGACGCCTTACTTACCTGCTTACGGGTGAAGGTGGCCGACGCCACAATCctgaacccgtcgccgacgggagGCTagaccgtcgccgacggctagCGGAAGTCTGGTTCGCTGAAACTTTTCAATTAATGTCATTTTTCATATTTCGAGTTCCCGAATTATTTGAAAGCCTATTTTTTTGTCGGGTAAGGCCCATATAAGACCTAAAAGGATAGATGTAACCACGGATAGAGGTTACAGTCGAATGAAACCATAAAAGCCGAAAGTAATATGTCGAATAATATGGACGAATGGAGGAAACCTTAAAAATGGATAAAGGCTTAAAATGTGAAAGTATAAATGAAATGAACACGGGATTGACGAATTACGATATATGGAAAGCTTATGATTTGTATTAAATGAAATGTAACATTGTGTAGATGGCTGATGCAAGAAACGTCAATGAGGATGATGACGCAACTCGGCAAGAAGCGTTTAACAATAGGGTTACGGAGGTGGCGGAAGGGGTTATGCAAGCCCACCTTCCGCGATTAGCTCAAGAGGTGGAAAGCCGGGTTTTGGGAGTCGTAGATGCTATGATGACCAGTAAGATCGAGGAATTGAAAGAACTAATTGAGGGGTCTAGAAGTAAAGGCAAGGAACGACGATGCACGTATAAAGACTTTATGGCGTGCAATCCGGCAACGTATGATGGTAAAATTGATCCGATCGCATGCCAAAGATGGATTTCAAACATGGAGGCAGTGTTTATACGAAGCCGGTGTGATagagaagatcaagtgatgtttGCTACGGGTCAACTCACCCTCCAggcaaaagactggtgggatgCGCATAGCAAGGAAATAGGCGAAGAAAGACTCCAAACGATGACCTGGCAAGAGTTTAAGGATCCCTTTATGAAATATCACTGCCCTCAGTCAGCCATTGATAAGATTCAAGAGGATTTCTTACGCCTCCGACAGAAGAACGAGACGATAAATGAGATATCAAACACTTtcttggataagatgaagttttgtggAGAGTTTGTGCAAACTGAAAGGATGAAGATTAACCGCTTTTATGGCGTATTAAAGGCAGAATTTAGGGAGTTCATCACTCCCTCGAAGTGTGAGACTCTTGATGAGCTCATCAATCTAGCGCGGGATAGAGAAATCGAGATCAAGAGGCAAGAAGAGCGTGGAGAAAAGAGACCCAATGAAAAAGGTGGAAATTCGACCCCGACCAAAAAGGGGAAGTATCAAGAGCAAGGAAGAAAGGATAAGTCGAAGAGTGGTATCACGCCGTGCAAGACTTGTGGAAAACTTCATACGGGGGAATGTTTGTTAGGCAAGAAAGGGTGTTACAAATGCGGTAAGGAGGGACACTCATCTTATCAATGTCCGAGTagcccaaaaacttgtttcaactgtttcgaaaaggggcacatcaaatcTGAGTGCCCGAAACTCCAGCAAGAGTTGAAGAAGGAAGATAAGAAACAAGAAGGTTCTAGGGCCAAGGGTAGAATGTTCCAAATTACATCCGAAGAAGCCAAGTCTCACCCGAATGTGATTTCAGGTATCTTTTTACTGAACTCCATACCGGTTTATGTTCTATTCGATACTGGAGATACTATGTCATTTATTTCGAATGAAATTATACAACATCCGTCCTTTAAGATCGAACGAATGCCAATGCCATTAGAAGTAGAAATAGCCGATAGCAAGATGTATATGTTACATGAGGTTTGTAGAAATTGTAAATTCACTATAGAAGATGAAGAATTTGACATCGACCTGATACCCATGGTTTTGGGGGAATTTAAAAtgatcgtggggatggattggttggcGCGACACCATGTGGAGATTAACTGTGAAACTAAAGTGATGGTTATTCAAGCTCCAAGTGGAAAACAATTAAGTATTCAAGGAGAGAGAAACGTGGAAACCAAGTTGTGTACCTTGGTCCAAGCTTATAAGTACGTACTTAACGGGAGTAGAGCATACTTAGCTTATGTAGGAGATGCCCGACAAACCCTCCCGAAGCTTGAAGACGTTGAGGTCGTGAACGaatttccggatgtatttccggaagaacTGCCGGGACTTCCTCCCGAAAGGGAGATAGAGTTTCGCATCGAATTAAATCCGGGTGCGAAGCCTGTTGCGAAGGCTCCCTATAGACTTGCCCCCACCGAGATGCGAGAATTAATGACACAGTTGCAAGATCTTCTAGATAAGGGTTTCATACGCCCgagtgtgtcgccttggggagcacccgtcctttttgttaaaaagaaagacgggtcgatgcgcatgtgcatcgactatagagaattaAACAAACTGACcataaagaaccgctaccctttacctagaattgacgacctttttgatcaattacaaggggcgagctggttctccaagatagacctgcgtTCGGGGTACCATCAAGTTAGAGTACGGGAAGTGGATATtccaaagactgcatttagaacccgttatgggcactatgaattTCTAGTCATGTcgtttgggttgacgaacgcGCCGGCTgcatttatggatcttatgaaccgggtgTGCCGACCCATGTTAGACAAATCAGTAATAGTATTCATAGATGATATCTTAGTTTATTCGCGAAGCAAAGCTGAGCACGCAAGGCACTTGCGAGAAGTACTCGAAACTCTCCGCAAGGAGAAACTTtacgcaaaattttcaaaatgcgccTTCTGGCTCAGGGAGGTGCAGTTTCTAGGCCACGTGATCAATGCGGAAGGTGTTTTAGTGGATCCATCAAAGATTGATGCTGTAATGAAATGGGTTTCCCCGAAAAGTCCGACTGAGATAAGGAGTTTCCTAGGCCTCGCGGGATACTATAGGcggttcatacaggatttctcgaagatagcTCTACCTCTAACCAGACTGACGAGAAGGAAAGAAAAGTTTGTGTGGGGTAAGGAACAGGAAGAGGCTTTTCGTATACTGAAGGAGAAATTGTCGAGTCCTCCGGTCCTGACGTTGCCAGATGGAACTGAAGATTTGgttgtttattcagatgcttcCCATCAGGGTTTaggttgtgttttgatgcaaaggggaaaggttattgcttatgcgtcGCGGCAACTAAAGCCTCACGAGGTGAACTACTCAACACACGATCTGGAATTGGCAGCAGTAGTGTTCgccttaaagatttggagacactacctatacggTGCGAAATGTACGATTTACTCGGATCATAAGAGCCTCAAGTATTTCTTTGaacagaaagatttgaatatgaggcaacgaagatggctagaacttatcaaagattatgattgtgatatcctctATCACCCGGGGAAAGCAAATGTGGTAGCCGATGCGTTAAGCCGAAAAGAGTATCCGTCTCCTCTCCGTGTAAAGTCCATGAAGATGGTAGTTACGCCACGATTACTTGAAACGATACGGGAATCTCAAAGAAAGTCTCTTGGAGCAGAAGACTTGAAGAAAGAAAGATTAAAAGGCGTTATTGATAAATTAGAAGAAAATTCGACCGGACTCAAGACGCGATTCGGCCGAATTTGGATACCCCGATTTTGTGAAGTCAAAGCCGCACTACtcgatgaagcacataagtcacgATATTCGGTCCACCCtggggctacaaagatgtatcgagaTTTAAAAACCAActattggtggccgggcatgaaacgcgaTATCGTCAAGTATGTCGCAAAATGCTTAACGTGTTCTTAAGTGAAGGCAGAACACCAAAAGCCTTACGGAGAATCACAACCATTGGGGATACCGTTGTGGAAATGGGAAGAACTAACGATGGATTTAGTAACCAAGCTTCCAAGAACGGAAAAGGGgtatgatacaatatgggtaatcgtagatcgactTACGAAAAGCGCCCACTTTCTACCCATTAAAGAAGCTTATTCTTCCGAGAAAATGGCGGAAATCTACATGAACGAGGTCGTGTCTCGACACGGGGTGCCCGTGTCAATCATCTCGGATCGTGATACTAGATTTACCTCTCGCTACTGGCAAAGATTTCACGAAAGCGTGGGAACGAGATTGCACATAAGTACCGCCTAccaccctcaaactgacggccagtcagaaagaaccattcaaacacttattgatatgttgagggcgtgtgccttagattttgggggaaattgggatgaccatttaccactagtggaattttcttataataatagttaccacagtggcattcaaatggcaccatacGAATTACTATATGGGAGGAAGtgtagaactcccgtatgttggggtgaagtggggcAAAGGGAGCTCGCGCCAATTGATTTAATAGCAATGACAAATGAAAAGATTGAATTGATTAGGGCTCGTTTGAAAGCTGCCCAGGATCGACAAAAAGCTTATGGAGACAAGAGAAAGCGTCCTattgaatttcaagttggagatttcGTTCTGTTGAAGGTGTCGCCATGGAAAGGCATAATCCGTTTTCGTAAACGGGGTAAATTAGGTCCTAGGTATATTGGGCCGTTTAAAATCTTGGCTCGTGTTGGAAGGGTCGCTTATCGATTAGAATTACCGCCTACCCTAGACGGAATTCACAATACCTTCCACGTGTCGCAATTGAGAAAATGTCTTGCGGATGAAACCGCGTTAGTACCTCTCGATGACATTGAGTTGGACGAGGGGTTGAATTATGTCGAAAGACCAATAGCCATTAAAGATGTCAAGGTAAAGAAGCTCCGCAACAAGGCGGTCCGACAAGTGTTGGTACAATGGCAACACCGAAAGGGTTCGGAACTTACATGGGAATCAGAAGATGAAATGCGAAGATACTACCCTTTTCTCTTTGGTATGTCAACATTTAAATTGTTATGtattcaggtttcggggacgaaacctcttttaaggagggtagaattgtaacaccccaaatttatTTTAACATAAGAATAGGTAAAATCATGGAAGTGCTTGAATTAAACATTAAACAAGATTAAAGGGGGGCAATATGAAAAATTATAACTTAATAGGGTTTAATTATGTTTTAACTAAAGTTAAAACATTCTGTACGTGTGGGATCGATCAAGGGCAGGGGAAAAACAAGGGTTACCTTGTTCTTGCAAAAATTCACCAATTGACAAGGAGAAATCAAGGTTTAATTGCTGCATGTGCTAAAACTTCAAACATCTAAGTATATCTAGTAAAGTGGTAAGCTGAATTTTTGATTTTGGTGATGTTTATAATTAGGGTTTCGACCCAATCATGAAATTGTGATATGATTTGTGTTGTTTAGATGTTAAGGATACTCCCTAGAGTAGAAATCATGCTTGATTTTAGTTAATTGAAAGAAAGCCTCTAAAAACCCACTTCGTGAAATTATGATTATGAATATGGGGATTATAGGAATgatgaacaaatgtaattttacatgTAAATCAGCTTGTAGTACCCAAAGGCTAGTTAAATTGATGTAGATAAAAGAAATTGTAAGAAATAGATTGAGTAATGATGATGTATAGGATGGAATAGCAAGTTATGCTTTAAATGTTGTACACTATGCTTTATTAAGGTAACGCCTCCTAGGTgctcgatgaaatgcttgaatgagTATTTATGTGTAAATTGGAAAAATGATGGAATGAAGTTTGGGTGTAggactccagtttgttgggcagaaataggagaaagtcaattatcaggacctgagattgtgcaagaaaccaccgacaagataacgCAGATaaaggaaagactaaagacagctcgagatcgccagaagaattatgcagacaatcgtcgcaagccgttagagtttcaagtcggagataaggtacttttgaaagtttctccttggaaaggagtagtacgatttgggaagaaaggaaagctgagcccaaggtacataggaccattttcagtgatccaacgaataggaccagttgcttaccgTCTACAATTACAAGAAGAATTAGCTGggatacatgatgtgtttcatatatccaacctcaagaaatgtctatctgacgaatctCTGATAGTACCTCTCCAAGATGTGCaagtaaatgaaaagttgaagtttgttgaaaaaccacttcaaatagaagatagaaagattaagtttctcaaacataaacgactggtgctagtcaaggtcaagtgggattcaaagaaaggacctgaatatacttgggagctggaatcagagatgaagcgcaGATATCCACAcctatttcaataaatctcgaggacgagattataattaaggtggggaggatgtaaggaccttcaaaaatgtccctaacTTAGTCATAcatgaaaacccggacccctaaaaccctaaccagcttgaaaaatcaagaaaaacaaaattctgggttttaggcgggccgcgtaagggatagcctaaccttacgcgggccgcgtcaacttaaggTTGACCGGATAAGGATGCCGGGGCCACATGTTGACCATCTGGGGACCTACTTGTGACCAACCAACCCTATGCCTAGACCAGGcagccacgcgggccgcgtaaggtatATGTAtggttttacgcgggccgcgtaaagcccattttcaggctataaatagtcTGTGCATGGGACTTTCATTCCGTGCTCAAATTTTGATCAACAAACGAAGTTCTACTGTCAAAACTTTAATTTTTA
Above is a window of Helianthus annuus cultivar XRQ/B chromosome 14, HanXRQr2.0-SUNRISE, whole genome shotgun sequence DNA encoding:
- the LOC110907378 gene encoding uncharacterized protein LOC110907378; this translates as MADARNVNEDDDATRQEAFNNRVTEVAEGVMQAHLPRLAQEVESRVLGVVDAMMTSKIEELKELIEGSRSKGKERRCTYKDFMACNPATYDGKIDPIACQRWISNMEAVFIRSRCDREDQVMFATGQLTLQAKDWWDAHSKEIGEERLQTMTWQEFKDPFMKYHCPQSAIDKIQEDFLRLRQKNETINEISNTFLDKMKFCGEFVQTERMKINRFYGVLKAEFREFITPSKCETLDELINLARDREIEIKRQEERGEKRPNEKGGNSTPTKKGKYQEQGRKDKSKSGITPCKTCGKLHTGECLLGKKGCYKCGKEGHSSYQCPSSPKTCFNCFEKGHIKSECPKLQQELKKEDKKQEGSRAKGRMFQITSEEAKSHPNVISGIFLLNSIPVYVLFDTGDTMSFISNEIIQHPSFKIERMPMPLEVEIADSKMYMLHEVCRNCKFTIEDEEFDIDLIPMVLGEFKMIVGMDWLARHHVEINCETKVMVIQAPSGKQLSIQGERNVETKLCTLVQAYKYVLNGSRAYLAYVGDARQTLPKLEDVEVVNEFPDVFPEELPGLPPEREIEFRIELNPGAKPVAKAPYRLAPTEMRELMTQLQDLLDKGFIRPIMSFGLTNAPAAFMDLMNRVCRPMLDKSVIVFIDDILVYSRSKAEHARHLREVLETLRKEKLYAKFSKCAFWLREVQFLGHVINAEGVLVDPSKIDAVMKWVSPKSPTEIRSFLGLAGYYRRFIQDFSKIALPLTRLTRRKEKFVWGKEQEEAFRILKEKLSSPPVLTLPDGTEDLVVYSDASHQGLGCVLMQRGKVIAYASRQLKPHEVNYSTHDLELAAVVFALKIWRHYLYGAKYYDCDILYHPGKANVVADALSRKEYPSPLRVKSMKMVVTPRLLETIRESQRKSLGAEDLKKERLKGVIDKLEENSTGLKTRFGRIWIPRFCEVKAALLDEAHKSRYSVHPGATKMYRDLKTNYWWPGMKRDIVKYVAKCLTCS
- the LOC110907379 gene encoding uncharacterized protein LOC110907379 — its product is MTNEKIELIRARLKAAQDRQKAYGDKRKRPIEFQVGDFVLLKVSPWKGIIRFRKRGKLGPRYIGPFKILARVGRVAYRLELPPTLDGIHNTFHVSQLRKCLADETALVPLDDIELDEGLNYVERPIAIKDVKVKKLRNKAVRQVLVQWQHRKGSELTWESEDEMRRYYPFLFVKTFCTCGIDQGQGKNKGYLVLAKIHQLTRRNQGLIAACAKTSNI